In one Arachis duranensis cultivar V14167 chromosome 9, aradu.V14167.gnm2.J7QH, whole genome shotgun sequence genomic region, the following are encoded:
- the LOC107464218 gene encoding rho-N domain-containing protein 1, chloroplastic translates to MLEGMYLACSGVSGRTIAVYPPASSLGHYRINSYVKIRGLKCASLKTSFVCEARRNPDFSRQNRSGYSRSRNKNNEGRDGFESFEEDMLSLKNGPLVSLSASGKSQTTSAPGPREKEIVELFKKVQVRLRERAANKEEKKVETSQGKSKENGTVDSLLKLLKKHSVEQVKRSSGGSKGKDHSAEQVQESSPYSRGRSNKFSDLDSAPRHESQEANSSSVTRPRSNFQRRSPVPRVKYQPVSYNEDVTNVEPLSSRVGENIRDQLGLKHDDEPEIDSETDIDHEPEPDLDPKNELFFPDIGIADMSNDDSHDHEQTEEIDHDEHMEEEEEELAVHHEDLSAMKLVDLRALAKSRGLKGFSKMKKVELLDLLTGN, encoded by the coding sequence ATGCTAGAAGGAATGTATCTCGCGTGTTCGGGAGTTTCTGGAAGAACAATTGCTGTATATCCTCCTGCCTCATCTCTAGGTCATTACAGAATTAATTCATATGTAAAAATTAGGGGGCTAAAGTGTGCTTCTTTGAAAACATCTTTTGTGTGCGAAGCAAGGAGAAACCCCGACTTTTCCAGGCAAAACAGGTCTGGCTACTCCAGAAGCAGGAACAAGAACAATGAAGGGAGAGATGGCTTTGAGAGCTTTGAGGAAGACATGTTGTCTTTGAAAAATGGACCTTTGGTATCACTTTCTGCCTCAGGTAAATCGCAGACCACATCGGCTCCTGGTCCTAGAGAGAAGGAGATTGTTGAACTATTCAAGAAGGTGCAGGTGAGGCTGCGTGAGAGAGCTGCcaataaagaagaaaagaaggttgAAACCTCACAAgggaaaagtaaagagaatggtaCCGTGGATTCGCTCCTCAAACTACTGAAGAAACACTCGGTTGAGCAAGTAAAAAGAAGCAGTGGAGGAAGTAAAGGAAAAGATCACAGTGCAGAACAGGTTCAAGAAAGTAGCCCGTATAGTAGAGGGAGAAGTAATAAATTTTCAGATTTGGATAGTGCTCCAAGGCATGAGTCCCAAGAAGCCAACTCCTCGTCTGTCACTAGACCAAGGTCAAATTTCCAACGAAGATCCCCTGTTCCTCGCGTAAAATACCAGCCTGTCTCTTACAATGAGGATGTTACAAATGTGGAGCCACTAAGTAGTAGGGTTGGAGAGAACATTCGGGATCAGCTAGGTCTGAAGCATGATGATGAACCGGAGATTGATTCTGAAACAGATATTGATCATGAGCCAGAGCCTGATCTTGATCCAAAGAATGAGTTGTTCTTCCCAGATATTGGCATTGCTGACATGTCAAACGATGATTCTCATGACCATGAACAAACCGAAGAAATCGATCATGATGAGCAcatggaagaggaggaggaggagctaGCTGTTCACCATGAGGATTTGAGCGCGATGAAGCTTGTGGATTTGAGGGCACTCGCCAAATCTCGCGGTCTAAAAGGGTTCTCAAAGATGAAGAAAGTGGAGCTCTTGGATTTACTAACTGGGAACTGA